Proteins encoded together in one Triticum dicoccoides isolate Atlit2015 ecotype Zavitan chromosome 7B, WEW_v2.0, whole genome shotgun sequence window:
- the LOC119340869 gene encoding putative FBD-associated F-box protein At5g56400, translating into MERTRGHRRRKLSVAAGVGVGGGEDRLSALPDDVLIHILLKLRDAPVAARTSVLARRWHRVWALLPELHFPVGTDPDRIRAALTAHDAPALRHLFVAGIEATPEIAAAWLPIAARRLSGVLHFKNTGAMNEAPAGERGTLKLPCFEKAAKVVLDLHSIGLTLPPSGEFTRLTDLKLVRIQLHGPCSLSDVVSSSRCPSLRRLSVCSVRGLDNFTIQSESLLQLELRNLHTLQQLNIVALSLQKLKVFLCFTNPLNQSQPVANISAPQLVTLDWRGAYDPSSVLFSEMPNLQQLTTNPLCVYGGDTVSARNHHSLMLSQQFHHISKLILILFYLPVRGNERFLMEEMTKLPNITILGLVVLACGHSFGASSFHVLKMSSGIRELTLQLVTRRDSKVCQPGCICAEPSNWETEDLVLPCLKEVAINGLRGTEHELALVKRLFKWATMLERVTVIFHDSITESNGEEFRQLLLSFSRPAICMEFSHCGGSLSFD; encoded by the exons ATGGAGCGCACGCGGGGGCATCGGCGGCGAAAGCTCTCCGTCGCCGCCGGCGTCGGCGTTGGAGGTGGTGAGGACCGCCTCAGCGCGCTGCCGGACGACGTCCTCATCCACATCCTCCTTAAGCTCCGCGACGCCCCCGTCGCCGCTCGGACCAGCGTCCTCGCCCGCCGCTGGCACCGCGTCTGGGCTCTCCTCCCGGAGCTCCATTTCCCTGTCGGCACTGACCCCGACCGCATCCGCGCCGCCCTCACCGCCCATGATGCGCCGGCCCTCCGCCATCTCTTCGTTGCAGGCATCGAGGCCACCCCCGAAATCGCTGCGGCATGGCTCCCCATCGCCGCGCGCCGCCTCTCTGGTGTCCTGCATTTCAAGAACACGGGGGCCATGAATGAGGCCCCCGCCGGGGAAAGAGGTACCTTGAAGCTGCCTTGCTTCGAGAAAGCAGCCAAGGTCGTGCTCGATCTACATTCTATTGGCCTCACCCTGCCGCCTTCCGGCGAATTTACCCGGCTCACAGATCTGAAGCTGGTTCGCATACAGCTGCACGGTCCGTGCAGCCTCAGTGACGTTGTCTCTTCATCACGGTGTCCATCTCTGCGTCGCCTTTCCGTTTGCAGTGTCAGGGGTCTGGACAACTTCACAATCCAGTCGGAATCTCTCCTACAATTGGAACTGAGGAATTTGCATACCTTGCAGCAGCTCAATATCGTTGCCCTGTCTCTGCAAAAATTAAAAGTATTCCTTTGCTTCaccaatcctttgaatcaaagtcaACCAGTTGCCAACATCTCAGCTCCTCAGCTGGTGACACTTGATTGGAGGGGTGCTTATGATCCTAGCTCTGTTTTGTTTAGCGAGATGCCAAATCTCCAACAACTGACCACCAATCCTCTttgtgtatatggaggagatacagTTTCTGCACGCAATCATCACAGCTTGATGCTTTCACAGCAATTTCACCATATCAGCAAACTTATTCTCATCCTTTTCTATCTGCCG GTCCGTGGCAACGAACGATTCTTGATGGAAGAGATGACAAAGTTGCCTAACATTACCATCTTGGGACTGGTTGTATTGGCATGTGGACATTCCTTTGGAGCCAGCTCATTCCATGTTCTCAAGATGTCTAGCGGTATAAGAGAGCTCACGCTTCAACTTGTTACTCGGAGGGACTCTAAG GTGTGCCAACCAGGTTGCATTTGTGCTGAGCCATCAAATTGGGAAACTGAGGACCTCGTGCTACCTTGCCTCAAAGAAGTAGCAATCAATGGCCTGAGAGGAACTGAACATGAACTCGCTCTTGTGAAAAGGTTATTCAAGTGGGCGACAATGCTAGAAAGGGTGACAGTGATTTTCCATGACTCGATCACTGAAAGCAACGGCGAAGAGTTCCGCCAGTTGTTACTAAGCTTCTCTAGGCCAGCAATATGTATGGAATTCTCGCATTGCGGAGGAAGTTTATCATTTGACTAG